A genomic window from Bubalus bubalis isolate 160015118507 breed Murrah chromosome 11, NDDB_SH_1, whole genome shotgun sequence includes:
- the ALKBH1 gene encoding nucleic acid dioxygenase ALKBH1, producing MGKMAAAVGSVATLAAQPGEDAFRKLFRYYRQSRPGTADLEGVIDFSVSHAARGTGPGAPKVVKSQLNLSSVSDHDALRAGLQPVSKWQAYGLQGYPGFIFISNPFLPGYQWHWVKQCLKLYSRKPNVCNLDKHMTKEETQDLWEQSKAFLRCKEVNKRRPRSLLEKLRWVTLGYHYNWDNKRYSADHYTPFPSDLAFLSEQVAAACGFQGFQAEAGILNYYRLDSTLGIHVDRSELDHSRPLLSFSFGQSAIFLLGGLKRDEAPTPMFMHSGDIMVMSGFSRLVNHAVPRVLPSPEGESLPGCLRTPLPADLPRDSVVEPCSVEDWQVCASYLKTARVNMTVRQVLAVGQDFPLEPMEENKRDIATEGSCHLDDDNSQVKRARLNPDC from the exons ATGGGGAAGATGGCGGCGGCAGTGGGTTCCGTGGCGACGCTGGCGGCGCAGCCTGGGGAGGACGCGTTTCGGAAGCTTTTCCGCTATTACCGGCAGAGCCGCCCCGGAACCGCAGACCTGGAAGGGGTCATCGACTTCTCGGTGTCCCACGCAGCCCGCGGTACGGGACCTGGTGCCCCCAAG GTGGTCAAATCCCAGTTAAATTTGTCCTCAGTCAGTGACCATGATGCACTCAGAGCAGGACTTCAGCCGGTCAGCAAGTGGCAAGCCTACGGACTCCAAGGCTATCCTG GGTTTATTTTTATCTCAAACCCCTTCCTCCCAGGTTACCAGTGGCACTGGGTAAAGCAGTGCCTTAAGTTATATTCCCGGAAACCTAATGTGTGTAACCTGGACAAGCATATGACTAAAGAAGAGACCCAGGATTTGTGGGAACAGAGCAAGGCGTTTCTAAG GTGTAAAGAAGTGAATAAACGGAGACCCCGAAGTTTGCTAGAGAAACTACGCTGGGTGACCCTTGGCTACCATTATAACTGGGACAATAAG AGATACTCAGCAGATCATTATACACCTTTCCCTTCTGACCTGGCTTTCCTCTCAGAGCAAGTAGCTGCTGCCTGTGGATTTCAGGGTTTCCAAGCTGAAGCAGGTATCCTGAATTACTACCGATTAGACTCCACACTGGGGATCCATGTAGACAGATCTGAACTAGATCACTCCAGACCCCTGCTGTCATTCAG CTTCGGACAGTCTGCCATCTTTCTCCTGGGTGGCCTCAAAAGAGACgaagcccccacccccatgtTTATGCACAGTGGTGACATCATGGTGATGTCAGGTTTCAGCCGCCTGGTGAACCATGCAGTCCCGAGGGTCCTGCCCAGTCCAGAAGGGGAAAGCCTGCCTGGCTGCCTCAGGACGCCTCTCCCAGCTGACCTCCCCAGAGACTCGGTGGTGGAGCCCTGTTCTGTGGAGGACTGGCAGGTGTGCGCCAGCTACTTGAAAACTGCTCGTGTTAACATGACTGTCCGGCAGGTGCTGGCCGTGGGTCAGGACTTCCCTTTGGAACCCATGGAGGAGAATAAAAGAGACATCGCCACAGAAGGTTCCTGCCATCTGGATGATGACAATAGCCAAGTCAAACGAGCGAGGTTAAACCCTGACTGCTGA